Below is a genomic region from Paenibacillus rhizovicinus.
GGACCGCTTCGTACTGGAGATCGTGGATAACGGCAACAGCATCTCCGATGCGCGCCTGGCCGAGATCAGGAATAAGCTTTCCAGAGGCGAGGACGCCGCTGCGGACAGCATCGGCCTGCGCAACGTGTATACCCGGCTGCATTTTTTCTACGGATCGGGTTTCTCTATGAGCATCGACAACAACGAGGAAGCGGGGGTCAAAATATCCGTATTCTTATCCAAGGAGGCTACTTACGATGTACAAGCTGCTGATCGTAGATGACGAGCCGCAGATTCTGGAGGGAATGAAACGAACGCTGGATTGGGAGAAGTACGGCTTCGGCCGCATCGAGACGAGCGAAACGTACGAAGGCGCGATTTCGAAGGCGGTGGAATTCCTGCCGGATTTGGCGATTTTCGATGTATGCATCGGCAAGCAGCGCGGCTATGACGCGATTCATAAGCTCAACGAGCTGCGCCTGCCATCCAAATATATCATTATGAGCGGCTATGGCGAATTCCAATATGCGCTGGAGGCCATACGCTGCGGCGCCAAGGACTATCTGCTTAAACCCGTCGACCGTTCGAAGCTGCAGCAATTAGTCGAGAGGATTATCGTCGAGGATCTGCACGGTACGCTCGAAGGTACGGACCGCGACGACCTGGACATGGATCCGGTGCTCGGCGTGCGCTACGACAGCCTGTCCAAGCTGACCAACCGCATCCTGCTGATCGTCAAGGCGGAGTATGCCCAGAACTTAAGTTTGAAATCGGTTGCGGAACGTTTCCGGATGAACGGAACGTATCTGGGGCAGCTTTTCCTTAAGGAGACGCATAAGAAATTCTCGGAATATCTCATGGCCTACCGCATGCTTCGCGCGCAGGAACGCATTCAGTCCACGGACGAGAAAATCATCAGCATCGCGCTTTCCGTAGGCTATCCCAACCTGAACTATTTCTATTCTCATTTCCATGCTTATTTCGGCAAATCACCCTCGGATTTGCGGAGAAAGGAATAACGCCGCAATGCGACAACAACGGAATTGGAGTCGTCTCGCCGTCACTCTCATGCTCGTCATGCTGCTGCCTCTAGCCGGCTGCTTCTCCGGATCCGGCAAGAACGAGAATGCCGGACAGACCGGCAGCACAGTGAATTTGATTTATTATACGATCGGGGATCCCGACGCGGACCTTCAGATGGTCAACGACAAGATCAACGAGGTGCTGGCCAAGAAGATCGGCGTCACGATTACGTATATCAAAGTGGGCTGGCAGGAGTATGCCGACCGGCTGAACACCCTTGTGTCGGCGGGCACGCCATTCGATATCGCCTTTGCGCCGGAGTATATGACGTACGCGCAGCGCGGCGCGTGGCTTAAGCTGGACGGCTATCTATCGAACGTCGGGCAGGATATGTACAAGGCCATCGACCCGATCTTCTGGAATGGCGTGCGAATGGATGACGGCGGCATCTACGGCGTACCGACGAATAAGGAATTAGCCGTGCGCGACCAGTGGATGTACCCGGATGCGCTGGTGAAGAAATATCATATCGACATCTCCAAGTACACGACGCTGGCTTCCCTTGAACCGCTATTGAAGATGATCAAGGAGAAGGAGCCCGCGTACCAGCCGATGGAGCTGGATAAGGATTCCCAGAACTTCTTCGCTCTGGACGGGTACGAATACGTAGCGGAGAAGACGCTTCCGCTCATGGTTCGCGTGATGGATCCCGGTTCTCCGGTCGTCAATATATTCGAAACCGAGGAAGGCCGTAAAGTGCTGGACATTCTTCGGCGCTACTACGTGGAAGGTTATATCAATGAGGATGCGGCCATGCGGGAAAGCCAAGGGCTGAAGCGGGGCGCGCTCGTATTCTGGAAAGCTGCCGGAGGCGGTCCGCTGTCGGAGAATAGCTGGAGCAAGGATCGCGGCTATAAGCTTGTGGCTTATCCGGTTACACCTGCGCTGATCACGACGGAATCCATTCGCGGCGGGGTCATGGCCGTCAGCGCGGACACGAAGCATCCCGTCGAGTCCGTCAAGTTTCTCAACTTGCTCAACACGGATCCCGAGGTGCGCAACCTGTTCAATTTCGGAATCGAAGGCGTGCACTACACGCTGGACAGCAATGGCCAAGTGGTGCCCATTCCTCCGAAGGACAGTAACGGCAATCCGATTCCGGACGCGCTGCCAAGCTATGGAGGCGTGCAGTATACGCAGGGCAACTGGTTCATCCTGAAGACGATGGGCGGGCAATTCCCGGATCCGCCCGATAAATGGGATCAGTTCCGCGCCAGCAACAAGGAAGCGGTCGATTCGAACACGCTGGGCTTCACCCCGGACTTCTCCCGGGTGCCGATCCAAATGCAGAACATCCAGATGGTTTGGGAGAAATATTTCCCGAGCTTGATGACCGGCAGCGTGAACGTCGACACGGTGCTGCCGATGTTCAATCAAGAGCTGCGGCAAGCGGGCATCGACGAGGTGCGGATAGAAGTGCAGAAGCAGCTGGATGCTTGGCGTGCTAGGCATAAGTAATAGGGCGTGGGTAAGAGGAGCGGGCAATTGCCAGGGGGGGAAACCCCTAGCGGTTGCCTGTTTTTTTGTAATAGGAGAGATTAAAATTTCCGCTAGAAAGCCAACAAACCGGCTCGCCCCCGTAAGCGGTGTGATATGATCATTGGAGTAGATCGCGCATGCTCTGATCGCCGCCGGCGAGTGCAAGCCATCCATCTAACCATTGTGAGATCAAGGTGGTACGATAATATGAATCCAATAACCATAGGCATGTTCGCTCACGTGGACGCGGGCAAGACCACGTTTGCCGAACAGCTGCTTTACCATACGCACAGCATTCGCGAACGGGGCAGGGTCGATCATAAAGACGCTTACCTCGACAGCCATGATATCGAACGGGCCAGGGGCATTACGGTATTCGCCGACCAAGCCGTCATGACTTATCAAGGCTCCACCTATTATTTGATCGATACGCCGGGCCATGTCGATTTCTCGCCCGAGATGGAGCGAGCCGTCCAGGTGATGGATTACGCGATTCTCGTCATTAGCGCGGTGGAAGGCATTCAGGGCCACACGGAGACGGTCTGGCAGCTGCTTCATAAACATCGCATTCCAACGTTCTTCTTCATTAACAAAATCGATCGGGTCGGCGCGGAAGTAGACCGGGTATTCGAGGATATTCGGATGCATCTGACGGCGGATGCCTGTATGCTAACCGACAGCTTCGCAGGCGGAAACGTAGGCGAAGCGCTGCTGGAGTTTATGGCGGAGCGGGACGAGACGCTGCTGGACGCGTTCCTGGCGGGGACGGAAGGCCAAGCCTTCTGGCTGCGGGCGCTGCAGGACAAGATTCGCGGACATCAGCTCTTCCCTTGCGCGAGCGGTTCCGCCTTGCAGGATATCGGCGTGATCGAGTTTATGGACCAGCTGCATCGGCTAACGACCGTGGATTATGATGACCAGGCGCCTTTCGGGGGGCGCGTCTATAAGATCCGGCATGATTCGAACGGCGTGCGTTTGACCTATATCAAAGGCTTGAGCGGTACGCTGAAGGTTCGCGATGAGCTGTGCTATCCCGGCAGGGAAGATCGCATGTGCGAGAAGGCGACGCGGCTCCTCATCATCAACGGGAGCAAGTCGCAGGCGGTCGATCAGGTCCGAGCGGGCGATCTGTTCGCCGTGACCGGACTTTCAAGCGCCGAGGCCGGGCAGGGCATAGGCGTCTATTCGGACAGGCTGGTCTATGAGCTGGTGCCGACGCTGACGTCGAAAGTGATTTTCCCCGATTCGCTGAATGTGAAGGATGTGCTTAAGGCCTTCCAAGTGCTGAATGCCGAGGATCCGTCCTTGAATGTCATCTGGGAGGAAAGCCTGCAGGAAATCCACATTCACGTGATGGGCCTCATTCAGCTCGAGGTGCTGGAGCAGCTGGCGAAGGAACGATTCCAGATCCCCGTCTCCTTCGGCAAACCCGAAATTCTATATAAGGAAACCATCCTGTCCGCCGTGAATGGCTATGGCCACTTCGAGCCGCTCAAGCATTATGCCGAGGTGCATCTGCGGCTGGAACCGGCGGAGCGGGGCAGCGGAATTACGTTCGAGAATGCGTGTCATGCGAACGATTTAAGCATCGGCAATCAGAATCTGGTCAAGACGCATCTCTATGAGCGCGACCATCACGGTTTACTGACGGGCATGCCGCTGACCGATGTCCGAATTACGCTGCTGACGGGCGCCGCGCATAATGAGCATACGCATGGCGGCGATTTTCGGGAGGCCGCGTTCCGCGCGCTGAGGCAGGGCTTGGAGAAAGCGGAGAACGTGCTGCTTGAGCCGTATTACGAGTTTAAGATTAAAGTGGAAATCGACCATATGGGCAAAGTGCTGTCCGATATTCAACGCGCATCCGGGCAGTTCGAGCCGCCGCACGCGACCGCCTCCCACGCTGTCATTACGGGCCGGGTTCCCGTGGCTACCTTTATGGATTACGGCACGGAGCTGGCTTCCTTTACGCATGGCAAGGGCATCGCCCAGTTCGTCTTCGGCGGTTACGACCGTTGCCATAACGAACAGGCGGTGATTGAGCGGAAGAACTATCGGAAGGACGCGGACCCGCTGTACAGCTCTTCATCGATCTTCTGCGCGAAGGGTCACGGATATACGGTGGCTTGGGATGAGGCGGAAGCGAAGATGCATTTGTTATAGCGGGCGCTGCAGCAACGGATGCAGCAGAAGAAAAAGGGCGCACATGACTGTGCGCCCTTGGTGTATTCACATTGTGTATTCACATGCGGAAGGTTTAGTTAGAAACCGGTGACGCCGAAGCCGCGTATTTCCGGTCCGCAAGATGGCAGACGATGCCGAGAATAAGCGCCAGCCCGACAAGCGTCGATCCGACCCAGGGAAGGGCCGTTAAGGACAGATGCGTAATGACCGCGCCGCCGATGAAAGCGCCTGTCGCATTGCCCAGATTACCGGCTGAATGGCTGGTGGTCGAGGCGAGCGCCGGCGCAGACTTCGCTAAGCCCATGATCCGGACCTGCATCCCTGGGAATACGGCGAAGGAAGCAGCTCCCCACAGGAAGATCGTCACGACCGCGGCAATCTGGTTGTGGACGGTGAACGTGAACAGCGCCAGGATGATGCAGATGATGAAATAAAGGCCCAGAATCGTCGGCATCAGCTTCCAGTCGGCCAGCTTGCCGCCAACCATGTTGCCGATGGTCACGCCGCAGCCGAAGAGGACGAGAATCCAGGTGACGTTGTGCTCGGCGAACCCGGTCACTTTCACAAGCAGCGGGGTAATGTAGGTGAAGATCGCGAACAATCCTGCGTTGCCGAGCACGGCGATGCACAGGAACAGCTGCAGCCTGCGATTGGCGAGGGCGGCGATTTGCTGCCGGATCGGCGCGCTCTTCTCTTGTTTGAGCTTCGGGATGAAGATCATAATTCCGATTAACGTGATGACGCCCATGATGGCGATCGTGCCGAACGAGGCGCGCCATCCCATATGTTGACCGATGAAGGTGCCCAGCGGGACCCCGATAATATTCGAAATCGTAAGGCCGGCCATCATCATGGACACGGCCCCGGCCCGCTTGTCGGGCGGCACCAGGCTCGAGGCGATCACGGCGCCCACCCCGAAGAATGTACCGTGCGTCAGCGCCGTAAGCATACGGGCACCCATGAGAACGGCATAATTCGGTGCGATGACGGAGATGGCATTGCCTAGGATGAATAGTCCCATCAGGAAGCATAGCAGTTGCTTTTGCGGGATTTTGTGGGTCAGCATCGTTAGAATCGGAGCGCCGACCGCGACTCCGAGCGCGTACATCGTAATGAGCTGTCCCGCGGCTGAAATACTGACATTCAAATCTTGCGCGACATTCGGAAGAATGCCCATAATTACGAATTCCGTCATGCCGATCGCGAACGCCCCGATCGTTAACGAGAGCAGCGGGAGCGAGGACGATTGGCGTGCGGCGGATTTGCCGGATACGGGATGAGATAATTCCATGTTGAATTCCATTCACCTTTCACGATGTGACTATGCGTCATGCGGATTAAACGAACGGCCGAGCGTGCCTGGCGCGAATCGTTCTCCTTATTTTGTTGGTTTCCGGTCGAGGAATCAAGACCTTTCGGGTAAATAAGTGTAAAGCCAAGGTTTACCTGATCAAGAACGGTTAAGAGTTCCGGTATTCTGAAAGAACACTATAAGAAGGATTAATGCCGAGGGATCCGCATATCCCGGCAGTTTCGTGGTCCATATGCAAGACCCCCCATGCAGGTTGATGCTCGCCTGTGCGGGGGGTCTATTTTCGATGCTGCAAAACAGGCCTAAATCCAGCACATTCCGACAAAATCAAATGAGAGAAGATTAATGGGCCGTGGGTCTCTAGGTATTTGTTAACGCATACTTCGTATGGCAAAGTAATACTAAGGGATATATTCCTTACCCTAAGGAGGAAATCGATAATGAACTATCATTTCTTTGTAGGCAACGATAACGGAAACAGCGAGCATGACTTGATCATCGATGGCCATTTGATTCAGCAGCCGAACGTGAATTGCAGAGTGGACGAGCTTCCGTGGAGCGAAGAGCAGGCGCCGGAGAGTTTTGTGAAGCATTTGCAGGATCAACTGGTCGTGACCATTGACTCGCCTGCCGCGAGGCCGGGGATGTACTACGTAGGGAAGTTTGCGCTGGAAAGCGGCGAAATCATCGATACGATTCAGATTGGCATTGATTCGAAGAGCGATATGGATTTGCCGATCATTAATACGCTGGCTCAAATCGCTGCCGTGGCCGTTCAGAAGGCGGTTGAGGAAGAGAAGGCCATTCCGGCGCAAATCGACGTGGAAGTCGATATGGCAACGGCGCTGCCCGTCACCCAGCATACGGACGAGACCTCCGCCAAGTTCGAGAGACGGTTTACGTCCGGCATGCATCATGTGACGGTCCATTTGGGCGTTAAGCGCGTAGCCGTCAATCTCGTATTCCCATTCGTGAAGGTCGTGCCCGAAGCGACGCCGGTCATATTCGCGCTGCAGAAGGATGCGGCGGGGAACTGGCGAGAAGGGGAGATCTTCGCCGATTTTACAGCGGCATACGGCATAGATAAGAAGTTCAACGGCAGTTATTTCAAGGATAAACGCATTCTCCATGTCGATATCGGCGACGGGTCTACGGAGTATCCGATCACGGAGGGCAATAAGTTTCTGCGTCAATTCATTCATGGCAGCCACCATGGGGCGGGGTATGCGATCGAGGAAGCGCTGCAGGAGTTCAATCGGCTCATTCATTTGCCGGACAGCCCGCGACAATTCTTCAGCGACGTGATCAAGAATCCGAAGCATAAGTACCATGCCAGGGCGTTGAAAACATTGCGGCGGCCGCTCGAAAGCCAAGTGAAGCAAATCGTGCAGCACGTGAAGAAACAACTGACCAAGGCGCGCAACGAGATCGACGTTATCTGCGTCTACGGCGGCGGCAGCATCGTGATGCGTTCCGTCCTGTACCCGTACTTGAAGGAGACCTGCGACGAGCGGGAAATCAAACTGCTCTATATTCCAGCCGACGACGCCGTGCAGTTGAACGCGGCGGGACTCGACGCGTTCGTGCGGGGCAAGATTTACGAGGCGCTCAAAGGCAAAGCGGAGCAGCCTGCATAATGAGCCAGACAGGTCGAGGTGACGCAGATGAAGAAGACGAAGCTTCCCGGCGGCAATATTAGTTTGAAAACCAAGAAGACCGAGGATCCGCTCGTAATGGCCTGGCTCAATGCGCAATCGAATTTGATGGATTCTTTTCGCTATCTGATCGAGAAGGAGATCCAGTCGAATGGCGTACGGAATTTGCAGGCTTACATCCCCGCAGAGCGAACGGGTTTGCATGACGCCCCGGATCCACGGGGAGAAGGCCGGTATCAGGCGCTGCTGGCGGATCGGCAGCAGCTGGCCGCCGCGATCGAGACCGTCGAGACGATCGAGGAGAATGAGGATGAGGAGTCGGCCGAGGAGGAAGCGGGGCTAACGGAGCCGGCTTCTTCTTCCGAGCCCGATGAGGCGGAAGAGATCGACGATGAGGATATCGAGGCTTGGAGTTGATGCCGATACTCAGGTTGTTATGTGGGGCGATACCTGTATTCCGCAATGCTGGGTAATACTCGGGAACGCTAGGTAATACTATGTAACACTTAGTAATACCGCGTAATATCAGGTAATGCTGAGTTATACCGGGTGATCGAGCAATAAGAAGTGGCATGATGAAACATCGAGGGCCTTCTAGTGTTACTTAGTAATGCTGAGTAATACCTAGTAATTCCGAGTAATACCAAATGATTCTGAGCGATACCGTAAGCGTGATAGTGACATTAAGCAATACAAAGCAACACCGAATAAGAGGATCAAATTTCCGGACAAGCGATGACCGGCATTTTATACGTAAGCGAAGCAGCTGGCTACCGAATACAGGTAGCCTTTCTTCGTTTGTTTACGATCCTTCCTCTCCGGTGTATCATCGAGGAAGAATGGAATAATCTTGCTGTCAGGGGGAGGGTGTTGGCTATGAACAGAGCGCTGATCGCCGCTGCCGAACGCGGAGACTTGAAGGATGTCGCGCGGCTGGTGGAAGACGGGGCTGATATTAACGGTCAGGATAGCCGAGGGAGAACCGCCATTATGGCTGCAACGCATGCGAACAAGCCGGAAATCGTTCGATGGCTGATTGCTGCCGGAGCGGATATCAATCTGCAAGACAAGATCAATGACAACCCTTTCCTGTATGCCGGCGCTGAAGGATTGCTGGACATCCTGAAGCTCCTTATTGCAGCAGGGGCGGATACCCGGTTAACGAACCGATACGGGGGAAACGCACTCATACCCGCGGCAGAGAAAGGCCATGTCGAGAACGTACGCGCGCTGCTCGCAACGACCGACGTGAACATCGATCATATCAACCGTTTAGGCTGGACTGCGCTGCTTGAAGTCGTCATTCTGACTCCCGGCGGACCGAAGCATCAACAGATTGCCCGGCTTCTTATTGACCATGGAGCCGATGTGAACATCGCCGATCGGGACGGGATAACGCCATTGCAGCATGCAAGGCGGAATCGTATGGCCGAAATCGCACAGATGCTGCAGCAGGCGGGAGCGCGATAACGAGGGGGATCCGATGAATCGATTATCGATGCAAACAACCGATAAGGTTAAGGGGAATATAGATAAAATCGCAGAACTATTCCCGGGTGTAGTGAAGGAAGCGAGAACTGCGGACGGGCAAGTCAGACAGGCGATCGACTTTGACCTCTTGCGGCAGGAGCTGTCCGATGTTCTAGTCGAAGGAACCAAAGAACGCTACCAATTGACATGGCCGGGCAAGAAGGAGACGATTCTCTCCGCCAATGCGCCTGTGCAGATGACGCTGCGGCCCATTATCCACGATAGCATGTGCTGGAACAGCACGCGGA
It encodes:
- a CDS encoding response regulator transcription factor, giving the protein MYKLLIVDDEPQILEGMKRTLDWEKYGFGRIETSETYEGAISKAVEFLPDLAIFDVCIGKQRGYDAIHKLNELRLPSKYIIMSGYGEFQYALEAIRCGAKDYLLKPVDRSKLQQLVERIIVEDLHGTLEGTDRDDLDMDPVLGVRYDSLSKLTNRILLIVKAEYAQNLSLKSVAERFRMNGTYLGQLFLKETHKKFSEYLMAYRMLRAQERIQSTDEKIISIALSVGYPNLNYFYSHFHAYFGKSPSDLRRKE
- a CDS encoding ABC transporter substrate-binding protein gives rise to the protein MRQQRNWSRLAVTLMLVMLLPLAGCFSGSGKNENAGQTGSTVNLIYYTIGDPDADLQMVNDKINEVLAKKIGVTITYIKVGWQEYADRLNTLVSAGTPFDIAFAPEYMTYAQRGAWLKLDGYLSNVGQDMYKAIDPIFWNGVRMDDGGIYGVPTNKELAVRDQWMYPDALVKKYHIDISKYTTLASLEPLLKMIKEKEPAYQPMELDKDSQNFFALDGYEYVAEKTLPLMVRVMDPGSPVVNIFETEEGRKVLDILRRYYVEGYINEDAAMRESQGLKRGALVFWKAAGGGPLSENSWSKDRGYKLVAYPVTPALITTESIRGGVMAVSADTKHPVESVKFLNLLNTDPEVRNLFNFGIEGVHYTLDSNGQVVPIPPKDSNGNPIPDALPSYGGVQYTQGNWFILKTMGGQFPDPPDKWDQFRASNKEAVDSNTLGFTPDFSRVPIQMQNIQMVWEKYFPSLMTGSVNVDTVLPMFNQELRQAGIDEVRIEVQKQLDAWRARHK
- a CDS encoding GTP-binding protein, which encodes MNPITIGMFAHVDAGKTTFAEQLLYHTHSIRERGRVDHKDAYLDSHDIERARGITVFADQAVMTYQGSTYYLIDTPGHVDFSPEMERAVQVMDYAILVISAVEGIQGHTETVWQLLHKHRIPTFFFINKIDRVGAEVDRVFEDIRMHLTADACMLTDSFAGGNVGEALLEFMAERDETLLDAFLAGTEGQAFWLRALQDKIRGHQLFPCASGSALQDIGVIEFMDQLHRLTTVDYDDQAPFGGRVYKIRHDSNGVRLTYIKGLSGTLKVRDELCYPGREDRMCEKATRLLIINGSKSQAVDQVRAGDLFAVTGLSSAEAGQGIGVYSDRLVYELVPTLTSKVIFPDSLNVKDVLKAFQVLNAEDPSLNVIWEESLQEIHIHVMGLIQLEVLEQLAKERFQIPVSFGKPEILYKETILSAVNGYGHFEPLKHYAEVHLRLEPAERGSGITFENACHANDLSIGNQNLVKTHLYERDHHGLLTGMPLTDVRITLLTGAAHNEHTHGGDFREAAFRALRQGLEKAENVLLEPYYEFKIKVEIDHMGKVLSDIQRASGQFEPPHATASHAVITGRVPVATFMDYGTELASFTHGKGIAQFVFGGYDRCHNEQAVIERKNYRKDADPLYSSSSIFCAKGHGYTVAWDEAEAKMHLL
- a CDS encoding MFS transporter, giving the protein MELSHPVSGKSAARQSSSLPLLSLTIGAFAIGMTEFVIMGILPNVAQDLNVSISAAGQLITMYALGVAVGAPILTMLTHKIPQKQLLCFLMGLFILGNAISVIAPNYAVLMGARMLTALTHGTFFGVGAVIASSLVPPDKRAGAVSMMMAGLTISNIIGVPLGTFIGQHMGWRASFGTIAIMGVITLIGIMIFIPKLKQEKSAPIRQQIAALANRRLQLFLCIAVLGNAGLFAIFTYITPLLVKVTGFAEHNVTWILVLFGCGVTIGNMVGGKLADWKLMPTILGLYFIICIILALFTFTVHNQIAAVVTIFLWGAASFAVFPGMQVRIMGLAKSAPALASTTSHSAGNLGNATGAFIGGAVITHLSLTALPWVGSTLVGLALILGIVCHLADRKYAASASPVSN
- a CDS encoding ParM/StbA family protein, coding for MNYHFFVGNDNGNSEHDLIIDGHLIQQPNVNCRVDELPWSEEQAPESFVKHLQDQLVVTIDSPAARPGMYYVGKFALESGEIIDTIQIGIDSKSDMDLPIINTLAQIAAVAVQKAVEEEKAIPAQIDVEVDMATALPVTQHTDETSAKFERRFTSGMHHVTVHLGVKRVAVNLVFPFVKVVPEATPVIFALQKDAAGNWREGEIFADFTAAYGIDKKFNGSYFKDKRILHVDIGDGSTEYPITEGNKFLRQFIHGSHHGAGYAIEEALQEFNRLIHLPDSPRQFFSDVIKNPKHKYHARALKTLRRPLESQVKQIVQHVKKQLTKARNEIDVICVYGGGSIVMRSVLYPYLKETCDEREIKLLYIPADDAVQLNAAGLDAFVRGKIYEALKGKAEQPA
- a CDS encoding ankyrin repeat domain-containing protein codes for the protein MNRALIAAAERGDLKDVARLVEDGADINGQDSRGRTAIMAATHANKPEIVRWLIAAGADINLQDKINDNPFLYAGAEGLLDILKLLIAAGADTRLTNRYGGNALIPAAEKGHVENVRALLATTDVNIDHINRLGWTALLEVVILTPGGPKHQQIARLLIDHGADVNIADRDGITPLQHARRNRMAEIAQMLQQAGAR